The Cellulophaga sp. L1A9 genome window below encodes:
- a CDS encoding DinB family protein: protein MRKLLVLTGILVLSSITSPLFAQQDHFIKEYIERLENSRKYLLLVAETMPEENYTFKPTPESLSFEEHLMHIAWAMDWHSESLLGGRAARDWDTDTTLKVADKSKAEMMATIDKTFDDAISFINHFELGKLEDRLDYFGADRTKRQILLLLSDHITHHRAQLLVYMRLNQLVPPRYVLFQ, encoded by the coding sequence ATGAGAAAACTATTAGTTCTTACCGGTATACTGGTACTGTCTTCAATAACATCACCGTTGTTTGCCCAGCAAGATCATTTTATTAAAGAATACATAGAGCGTTTAGAAAACTCAAGAAAATATTTACTTCTCGTGGCAGAGACAATGCCAGAGGAGAACTATACGTTTAAGCCCACGCCAGAATCCTTGAGTTTTGAAGAGCACCTAATGCATATTGCTTGGGCAATGGATTGGCATAGTGAATCGTTATTAGGAGGCAGAGCGGCAAGAGATTGGGATACAGATACAACGCTTAAGGTAGCCGATAAATCTAAGGCAGAAATGATGGCTACGATTGATAAAACATTTGATGATGCCATAAGCTTCATCAACCACTTTGAACTGGGTAAATTAGAAGACCGCTTAGACTATTTTGGGGCAGATAGAACAAAGAGGCAAATTCTGTTATTGCTAAGTGATCATATCACACACCATAGAGCACAGCTACTCGTCTATATGCGATTGAATCAACTGGTGCCGCCTAGATATGTTTTATTTCAATAA
- a CDS encoding TolC family protein: MKLYTLIASLLFSLGIFAQEQPVTSDAKVWTLEECIAYALAHNITVQQANVNRQLTEVALMESRSSRLPSLSGVASQNFTNGNTIDPITSDFVSQQINSTSLSLNTSVTLFQGNQINNQIKQSKLLVDQYQLYEQESQNNITLSITEAYIQLLYAKEAIYIAENNVNTSQKEEERAKALFDAGSLAIRDYTDAKSQTATNNYNLIAATNTYDLQLLDLKQLLELSSSDSFAIVDGVEYLPENVPELQEVYSEAVAILPEINASKTNVLVSEKALDIAKGGYLPTLSLTGSLGSGYTSTQDLNFTDQFDGNFNQRVGVSLSVPIFNKNKTKAAVQEAQLNIDNAALQLAQEEKDLYVKVETAWKNTIATQSQLHAAYIARNAAKESYRLAQKQYELGALSTTDLILSQNTYTNTEQNYIQAKYLNLLYNQLLQFYQGNQISI; encoded by the coding sequence ATGAAACTATATACACTTATAGCATCGCTACTGTTTAGCTTGGGCATTTTTGCTCAAGAGCAGCCCGTTACTTCAGATGCTAAGGTTTGGACTTTAGAAGAATGTATAGCTTATGCTTTAGCACATAACATTACAGTACAACAAGCCAACGTTAATAGGCAATTGACAGAGGTTGCTTTAATGGAGTCTAGATCTTCTCGTTTGCCAAGTTTATCTGGTGTCGCAAGTCAGAATTTTACCAATGGGAATACGATTGATCCTATTACGAGCGATTTTGTGTCGCAACAGATAAATTCTACGAGCCTTTCCTTAAATACCTCAGTAACGTTATTTCAAGGAAATCAGATCAACAATCAAATTAAACAAAGCAAGCTCTTAGTAGATCAGTACCAATTATACGAGCAAGAGTCTCAGAATAACATCACCTTAAGCATTACAGAAGCCTACATTCAATTGTTGTATGCCAAAGAGGCTATATATATTGCAGAAAATAATGTAAACACTTCTCAGAAAGAAGAAGAGAGAGCAAAAGCACTTTTTGATGCAGGTTCATTAGCCATACGCGATTATACAGATGCTAAATCTCAAACCGCTACAAACAACTATAATTTAATAGCCGCTACGAATACCTATGACTTACAATTGCTAGATTTAAAGCAATTGTTAGAGCTCTCATCATCAGATAGCTTTGCTATTGTAGACGGCGTAGAATACTTGCCAGAGAATGTTCCAGAACTGCAAGAGGTATATTCAGAAGCAGTAGCCATTCTCCCGGAAATAAATGCCAGTAAAACAAATGTTCTAGTGTCTGAGAAAGCTTTAGATATTGCAAAAGGAGGTTACCTGCCCACCTTATCACTTACAGGGAGTTTAGGATCAGGATATACTTCTACGCAAGATTTAAATTTTACAGATCAGTTCGATGGCAACTTTAACCAACGGGTAGGGGTATCCTTAAGTGTTCCCATTTTTAATAAAAATAAGACAAAGGCAGCTGTGCAAGAAGCACAATTAAACATAGACAATGCAGCCTTGCAATTAGCACAAGAAGAAAAAGACTTGTATGTAAAAGTAGAAACGGCGTGGAAAAATACCATAGCCACTCAGAGTCAGTTACACGCAGCCTATATCGCACGTAATGCCGCAAAAGAATCCTATAGACTAGCACAGAAGCAATATGAATTGGGGGCATTGAGTACTACAGATTTAATCTTGAGTCAGAATACCTATACAAATACAGAACAAAATTATATACAGGCAAAATATTTAAACTTATTGTACAATCAATTATTACAATTTTATCAAGGAAACCAAATAAGCATTTAA
- a CDS encoding ABC transporter ATP-binding protein, with the protein MKKIAIQIDDLKREFKMGDEVVHALRGVSFTIEEGEFVTIMGASGSGKSTMLNTLGCLDQPTSGSYKIDGVSVKELDKNQLAKIRNEKIGFVFQSYNLLPRTTALENVELPLLYNSSVSTEERRERALEALDKVGLSERLHHTPSQLSGGQQQRVAIARSLVNNPIVLLADEATGNLDTRTSYEIIALFQELNHQGKTIIFVTHEPDIASFSTRTIVLKDGRIIKDEKNTNIKNAKEELKAIPKED; encoded by the coding sequence ATGAAAAAGATAGCCATACAAATAGACGATTTAAAAAGAGAGTTTAAAATGGGGGATGAGGTTGTTCATGCCCTAAGAGGAGTTTCTTTTACGATAGAAGAAGGAGAATTTGTTACCATTATGGGCGCAAGTGGCTCAGGCAAAAGTACGATGCTTAACACTTTAGGGTGTTTAGACCAACCTACATCGGGAAGTTATAAGATAGATGGGGTATCGGTAAAGGAATTAGACAAGAATCAATTGGCTAAAATTCGGAATGAAAAAATAGGGTTTGTTTTTCAGTCGTATAATCTATTGCCCAGAACAACGGCCTTAGAGAATGTAGAATTACCCTTGTTATACAATTCATCGGTATCAACAGAAGAACGCAGGGAAAGAGCGTTAGAGGCCTTAGACAAAGTAGGTTTGTCAGAACGTTTGCACCATACGCCTTCACAACTATCAGGAGGGCAACAGCAACGTGTAGCTATAGCAAGGTCTTTAGTAAACAATCCTATTGTATTATTGGCTGATGAGGCTACGGGAAATTTAGATACCCGTACTTCTTATGAAATTATAGCACTATTTCAAGAACTGAATCACCAAGGGAAAACCATCATTTTTGTAACTCATGAGCCAGATATCGCCTCTTTTAGTACGCGTACCATTGTGTTAAAAGATGGGCGTATTATAAAAGATGAAAAGAATACCAACATAAAGAATGCTAAAGAAGAATTAAAAGCGATCCCAAAAGAAGACTGA
- a CDS encoding efflux RND transporter periplasmic adaptor subunit has translation MKNNKTKKWIGAAVVIALGLGSYFFFFAGTGNAEVQVLTVPAKTGNVTTMVTATGTIEPVKQVDVGTQVSGVVEKIYVDYNSVVTEGQLIAELDKTTLKSTLLKQQANYNKSVNDRNYQKTIYDRQKILYENQVISTSDYDEALYNYEVAKNTVSETYSDYQNAKTNLSYANIYSPINGVVLSRDVDEGQTVAASYSTPTLFTIAKDLTEMQVEADVDEADIGQVKEGQRVSFTVDAYQGEEFEGTVTQVRLNPTTTSNVVTYTVVIKADNPDLKLKPGLTATISIYTVELKDVLTVEAKAINFKPNQELMAAYQAQGGQENAAPPAAKDRVMPDEDSTILWVNDNGNLKPKKVSLGVSDGVNVEIIEGISANDEVVYQMKSIAAGSQSGASNGDSESPFMPSKPPGGGGPR, from the coding sequence ATGAAAAATAATAAAACAAAAAAATGGATTGGAGCTGCAGTTGTTATTGCACTTGGTTTAGGAAGTTATTTCTTCTTTTTTGCTGGGACAGGTAACGCTGAAGTACAAGTACTCACAGTCCCTGCAAAAACCGGAAATGTTACTACGATGGTGACCGCTACAGGAACAATAGAGCCCGTAAAACAAGTAGACGTGGGTACGCAAGTATCGGGAGTGGTAGAAAAGATCTATGTAGATTACAACAGTGTGGTTACCGAAGGTCAACTTATAGCCGAATTGGATAAGACAACTTTAAAATCGACTTTACTTAAGCAACAGGCTAATTATAATAAATCGGTGAACGATAGAAACTATCAAAAGACTATTTACGACCGTCAGAAAATACTATATGAGAATCAGGTCATTAGTACATCTGATTATGATGAAGCGCTGTACAATTATGAGGTAGCTAAGAATACGGTTTCAGAAACCTATTCTGATTATCAGAATGCGAAAACAAATCTTAGTTACGCTAATATATATTCTCCTATAAACGGAGTGGTGTTGTCTAGAGACGTAGATGAAGGACAAACGGTTGCAGCAAGTTATAGTACCCCTACGTTATTTACGATTGCAAAAGATTTAACTGAAATGCAGGTAGAGGCAGATGTAGATGAGGCAGATATCGGACAGGTTAAAGAGGGGCAGCGCGTAAGTTTTACGGTAGATGCGTATCAAGGCGAAGAGTTTGAGGGTACCGTTACTCAAGTCCGTCTTAATCCAACAACCACTTCCAATGTGGTAACGTATACAGTAGTTATAAAGGCAGATAATCCAGATCTAAAATTAAAACCAGGCTTGACGGCAACAATTTCTATTTATACGGTAGAATTGAAAGATGTTTTAACCGTAGAAGCTAAGGCCATCAATTTTAAGCCAAATCAAGAATTAATGGCAGCATATCAAGCGCAAGGTGGACAAGAAAATGCTGCTCCACCAGCAGCTAAAGATCGTGTAATGCCAGATGAAGATTCAACCATTTTATGGGTAAATGACAACGGTAATCTTAAGCCGAAAAAAGTGAGTTTAGGCGTTAGTGATGGTGTTAATGTAGAAATAATCGAGGGGATAAGTGCTAATGATGAAGTGGTGTACCAAATGAAGTCTATAGCTGCTGGGTCCCAAAGTGGCGCTAGCAATGGCGATAGTGAAAGTCCGTTTATGCCATCAAAACCACCAGGAGGAGGCGGACCACGTTAA